In Nocardioides palaemonis, a single genomic region encodes these proteins:
- a CDS encoding zinc-dependent metalloprotease produces MNLVDWDLAVTVGSRLTGPGPQVGAEEAHAVVAELRGAADRSTPLVREFTGLDGGDGTAPVLVVDRPGWVQANADGFARIMAPVARKVVERKGEPSALAEAVGSRVTGTEVGLMLGFLSSKVLGQFDPFSEPHGRLLLVAPNVVQVERELGADPHDFRLWVCLHEETHRVQFTANPWLGGHLLAQMEALADTVEPAAVLEGLRRGAEVVRGGGSIIDLVSTPAQREVLDRVTGVMSLLEGHADVVMDGVGPTVVTSVKDIRRKFDQRRKGVGGLDRVLRRLLGLDVKMAQYRDGAGFVRHVVDKVGMDEFNAVWTGPETLPSKAEIGDPDAWVARVL; encoded by the coding sequence ATGAACCTCGTGGACTGGGACCTCGCCGTCACCGTCGGCTCACGGCTCACCGGTCCGGGTCCGCAGGTCGGCGCCGAGGAGGCGCACGCCGTGGTCGCCGAGCTGCGCGGGGCGGCCGACCGGTCGACGCCGCTCGTGCGCGAGTTCACCGGGCTCGACGGCGGCGACGGCACCGCGCCCGTGCTGGTCGTCGACCGCCCCGGCTGGGTGCAGGCCAACGCCGACGGCTTCGCCCGGATCATGGCGCCGGTCGCGCGCAAGGTGGTGGAGCGCAAGGGCGAGCCCTCGGCGCTGGCCGAGGCCGTCGGATCGCGGGTCACCGGCACGGAGGTCGGGCTGATGCTCGGGTTCCTCAGCAGCAAGGTGCTCGGCCAGTTCGACCCGTTCTCCGAGCCCCACGGCCGGCTGCTGCTGGTGGCGCCCAACGTCGTCCAGGTCGAGCGCGAGCTCGGCGCCGACCCCCACGACTTCCGGCTCTGGGTCTGCCTGCACGAGGAGACCCACCGCGTGCAGTTCACCGCCAACCCCTGGCTGGGCGGGCACCTGCTGGCCCAGATGGAGGCGCTCGCCGACACCGTCGAGCCGGCCGCCGTGCTCGAGGGACTGCGGCGCGGCGCGGAGGTCGTCCGCGGCGGCGGCAGCATCATCGACCTCGTCTCGACCCCGGCGCAGCGCGAGGTCCTCGACCGCGTCACCGGCGTGATGTCGCTGCTCGAGGGCCACGCCGACGTCGTGATGGACGGCGTCGGGCCCACCGTCGTGACGTCGGTGAAGGACATCCGCCGCAAGTTCGACCAGCGCCGCAAGGGCGTCGGCGGTCTCGACCGCGTGCTGCGCCGCCTCCTCGGCCTCGACGTGAAGATGGCGCAGTACCGCGACGGCGCGGGCTTCGTGCGCCACGTCGTCGACAAGGTCGGCATGGACGAGTTCAACGCGGTCTGGACGGGCCCGGAGACGCTGCCGTCGAAGGCCGAGATCGGCGACCCGGACGCCTGGGTCGCGCGCGTGCTGTGA
- the dacB gene encoding D-alanyl-D-alanine carboxypeptidase/D-alanyl-D-alanine endopeptidase, giving the protein MREARGSQRRRRDVRHSRRRWVRTGLPVVLVVALLGAGVGAYRYEWGPRYFPGLAADPVTEPEQVLPPAGLDLPAWTDPAPVAASLDTAGTVDPTRVAAALRAGLADPDLGPHVVAAVSSLTPGSATWTSADGTYVPASTTKLLTLGAALATLGPDHRFTTTVVRGDRPREVVLVGGGDPLLASKPLTVAEQGATYPERADVATLAVATAEALGGSGRVRVRYDDTLFTGPSDNPAWRRDYVPDDVVSPITALMVDGGREDDGDTRADDPSRAAAQAFADALSAAGMTVAGRPAPAAAAPDAEQLAAVQGAPLADVVERILDVSDNEGAEVLGHQVGLAVSGTGSFEAGAAGVVSTLQDLGVDMSGDTVLDGSGLSRRNRVTTSSMLALLQLAAGPGHDDLRSLVTGMPVAGWSGSLTYRFDDGPALARGLVRAKTGTLTGVHALAGIAVGRDGLPMVFVLGADRVAAEDGLLAQDALDRAAGRLAACRCAG; this is encoded by the coding sequence ATGCGCGAAGCGAGAGGGTCCCAACGGCGGCGACGTGACGTACGCCACTCCCGTCGGCGGTGGGTCCGCACCGGGCTCCCGGTGGTGCTGGTGGTGGCCCTCCTCGGCGCCGGCGTCGGCGCGTACCGCTACGAGTGGGGGCCGCGCTACTTCCCCGGGCTGGCCGCCGACCCGGTCACCGAGCCGGAGCAGGTGCTGCCGCCCGCCGGGCTCGACCTGCCCGCGTGGACCGACCCCGCCCCCGTCGCCGCCAGCCTCGACACCGCGGGCACCGTCGACCCGACCCGGGTCGCGGCCGCGCTGCGCGCCGGCCTCGCCGACCCCGACCTCGGGCCGCACGTCGTCGCCGCGGTGTCGTCGCTGACCCCGGGCTCCGCGACGTGGACCTCGGCGGACGGCACGTACGTCCCCGCCTCCACCACCAAGCTGCTCACCCTCGGAGCCGCGCTCGCCACCCTCGGGCCCGACCACCGCTTCACCACCACCGTCGTCCGCGGCGACCGGCCCCGCGAGGTCGTGCTGGTCGGCGGCGGCGACCCGCTCCTCGCCAGCAAGCCGCTGACCGTCGCCGAGCAGGGGGCGACCTACCCCGAGCGGGCGGACGTCGCGACCCTCGCCGTGGCGACCGCGGAGGCGCTCGGCGGCAGCGGCCGGGTGCGGGTGCGCTACGACGACACCCTCTTCACCGGGCCCTCCGACAACCCCGCCTGGCGCCGCGACTACGTCCCCGACGACGTGGTCAGCCCGATCACGGCGCTGATGGTCGACGGCGGCCGCGAGGACGACGGCGACACCCGGGCGGACGACCCCTCGCGGGCCGCCGCGCAGGCGTTCGCCGACGCGCTCTCCGCCGCCGGGATGACGGTCGCGGGCCGCCCGGCGCCGGCGGCGGCCGCGCCGGACGCCGAGCAGCTCGCCGCCGTGCAGGGCGCGCCGCTCGCCGACGTCGTCGAGCGGATCCTCGACGTGAGCGACAACGAGGGCGCCGAGGTCCTCGGCCACCAGGTCGGCCTGGCGGTGTCCGGCACCGGGTCGTTCGAGGCGGGCGCCGCCGGTGTGGTCTCGACCCTGCAGGACCTCGGCGTCGACATGTCCGGCGACACGGTTCTCGACGGCTCCGGGCTCTCGCGCCGCAACCGGGTCACCACCTCCTCGATGCTGGCCCTCCTCCAGCTCGCGGCGGGGCCCGGGCACGACGACCTGCGCAGCCTGGTCACCGGGATGCCGGTCGCCGGGTGGTCGGGCTCGCTGACCTACCGCTTCGACGACGGGCCGGCGCTCGCGCGAGGTCTGGTGCGCGCCAAGACCGGCACGCTCACCGGCGTGCACGCGCTCGCCGGGATCGCGGTGGGCCGCGACGGCCTCCCGATGGTCTTCGTCCTCGGTGCCGACCGGGTCGCGGCCGAGGACGGCCTCCTCGCCCAGGACGCGCTCGACCGGGCCGCGGGACGCCTCGCGGCCTGCCGCTGCGCGGGCTGA
- a CDS encoding inorganic diphosphatase, whose protein sequence is MRPEGLRRSVEEDVLTFDVVVEIPKGERNKYEVDHETGRIRLDRMLFTSTAYPADYGFIENTLGQDGDPLDALVILQQPTFPGCIIECRAIGMFRMTDEAGGDDKVLCVPSHDPRLEHLRDINHVSKYDRLEIQHFFEVYKDLEPGKSVEGADWVGRTEAEAEVHASFERFRTEGHGDDLENMADDSLGEDA, encoded by the coding sequence ATGAGGCCGGAGGGGCTCCGGAGAAGTGTGGAGGAAGACGTGCTGACGTTCGACGTGGTGGTGGAGATCCCCAAGGGTGAGCGCAACAAGTACGAGGTCGACCACGAGACCGGGCGGATCCGCCTGGACCGGATGCTCTTCACCTCCACCGCGTACCCGGCCGACTACGGCTTCATCGAGAACACGCTCGGCCAGGACGGCGACCCCCTCGACGCGCTCGTGATCCTGCAGCAGCCGACCTTCCCGGGCTGCATCATCGAGTGCCGCGCGATCGGCATGTTCCGCATGACCGACGAGGCCGGCGGCGACGACAAGGTCCTCTGCGTGCCGAGCCACGACCCGCGCCTGGAGCACCTGCGCGACATCAACCACGTCTCCAAGTACGACCGCCTGGAGATCCAGCACTTCTTCGAGGTCTACAAGGACCTCGAGCCCGGCAAGTCCGTCGAGGGCGCCGACTGGGTCGGCCGCACCGAGGCCGAGGCCGAGGTCCACGCCTCCTTCGAGCGGTTCAGGACCGAGGGCCACGGCGACGACCTGGAGAACATGGCCGACGACAGCCTCGGCGAGGACGCCTGA